A window of Fictibacillus halophilus contains these coding sequences:
- a CDS encoding SagB family peptide dehydrogenase has protein sequence MNLDEFLYKLHYETDQITPPDWEVNWEDAPLPYKLYEGLPVIQLDSALPVSLSQANKPTLADLSHFLSYSYRITQISQTFPTNDASKSWTTYRRFVPSGGALYPNELYLYVRLEDFPTGIYHYDAAHHRLVCLRKGNFDSYLKRALGERCDITSCFAAVFISTFFWKNFFKYNNFSYRLQSLDAGFLIGQMLEVGKRKGFETGVYYHFLDSAINHLLGLDECEESVYAVMPLSLAHNMKWFNPITDDMITSEQISNELKPLRHKHYVRSKEIRPYPMLINLNSACKLQSFSSIKVFSEDFKNEADGPVLKLPSSEPLSYPFHSACAKRYSPGLDFVLKPLTINTLASLLKETVETSSYRNDLAQGMESLTSRIAMRFTTNSVDGLQNGMYELDRYSFQLKQLKLGDFRTALQDGLLSDFVNMPQIPLSFNISGRNDHYRKMFGYRGHRIQHMEVGILSHKLLIVASALNMNGHPILGFDVPWYNEIFNLQQSGRTSLLQIPIGYYRTHPRLQGRLHS, from the coding sequence ATGAACCTCGATGAGTTTTTATACAAACTTCATTACGAGACCGACCAGATTACGCCACCCGACTGGGAGGTGAACTGGGAAGATGCCCCGCTTCCCTATAAATTGTATGAAGGGTTACCTGTGATTCAATTAGATTCTGCGCTGCCAGTCTCATTATCTCAAGCGAATAAACCGACACTAGCCGATCTTAGCCATTTTCTTTCGTATTCATATCGAATCACACAAATCAGTCAGACGTTCCCTACAAATGATGCTTCGAAATCGTGGACGACATATCGAAGGTTTGTTCCGTCAGGTGGTGCACTTTATCCAAACGAACTTTATTTGTATGTAAGGTTGGAGGATTTCCCCACCGGCATTTATCATTATGACGCCGCTCATCATCGTCTTGTTTGTTTACGAAAAGGGAATTTTGATTCGTATTTAAAGCGAGCTTTAGGTGAACGATGCGACATCACATCTTGTTTTGCTGCTGTGTTTATATCCACCTTCTTTTGGAAAAATTTCTTTAAGTACAATAACTTTTCATACCGACTGCAGAGCCTGGATGCGGGCTTTTTAATTGGTCAGATGTTGGAAGTTGGAAAGCGTAAAGGTTTTGAAACTGGCGTCTATTACCACTTTTTAGATTCTGCAATCAATCATCTACTAGGTTTAGATGAATGCGAAGAAAGTGTGTATGCAGTCATGCCACTTTCATTAGCTCATAACATGAAATGGTTCAATCCTATTACCGATGACATGATTACATCAGAACAAATAAGTAATGAGCTCAAACCACTTCGTCACAAACATTACGTTCGTTCTAAGGAAATACGTCCCTATCCAATGCTTATAAACTTAAATTCCGCGTGTAAATTACAATCATTTTCTTCGATAAAAGTATTCAGTGAAGATTTTAAAAACGAAGCTGATGGGCCAGTACTAAAGTTACCATCATCGGAACCACTTTCTTATCCTTTTCATTCTGCTTGTGCGAAACGTTATTCCCCAGGACTAGATTTCGTTTTGAAACCCTTAACGATCAATACGCTTGCTTCACTGCTGAAAGAAACAGTGGAAACTAGTTCATACCGAAATGATTTAGCTCAAGGCATGGAGAGCTTAACTTCTCGTATTGCAATGCGCTTCACCACTAATTCTGTAGACGGGTTGCAAAATGGTATGTATGAATTGGATCGTTACTCCTTTCAATTAAAACAATTAAAACTCGGTGATTTTCGCACTGCTCTTCAAGATGGACTGTTATCTGATTTTGTTAATATGCCACAGATCCCTCTTTCCTTTAACATCAGCGGAAGAAATGACCACTATAGAAAAATGTTTGGATATAGAGGTCATCGCATACAGCACATGGAAGTTGGCATTCTGTCTCACAAACTTCTAATAGTTGCCTCAGCACTTAACATGAACGGTCACCCAATCCTCGGCTTTGATGTTCCCTGGTATAATGAAATTTTCAACCTTCAACAAAGCGGGAGAACCAGCCTCCTTCAAATACCTATCGGATACTACCGGACGCACCCAAGATTACAAGGACGTTTGCATAGTTAA
- a CDS encoding SdpI family protein has translation MKKHGWSYLLIALSVLIGVVAYPYLPDQMPMHWNINGEVDEYWNKQYAVFFPPLLMIVLMALFIYMPRIDPKKENYKKFSSSYLIFITIMNAFFLLLQCVTIGYSLGLNIDISLAVNLGIGLLFIVLGNYLPRIKHNYFFGIRTPWTLANEKTWRKTHQLSGKLFVVAGLLLVAISFLPGVYKFTGMLVVILTTVLISTIASYVYFNRYKNVGNN, from the coding sequence ATGAAAAAGCATGGATGGAGTTATCTTCTAATTGCACTTAGTGTATTGATCGGTGTGGTCGCGTATCCTTACTTGCCTGATCAAATGCCGATGCATTGGAACATTAATGGTGAAGTGGATGAGTATTGGAATAAACAATATGCTGTGTTCTTTCCACCGTTGTTAATGATTGTCTTGATGGCGTTGTTTATCTACATGCCGAGAATCGATCCAAAGAAAGAAAACTATAAGAAATTTTCTAGCAGTTATCTCATTTTTATTACAATCATGAACGCGTTCTTCTTACTTCTTCAATGTGTGACCATTGGCTATAGTTTAGGTCTTAATATCGACATCTCACTAGCCGTAAACTTAGGAATTGGGTTACTTTTTATCGTACTCGGAAATTACTTGCCACGAATCAAACACAATTATTTTTTCGGGATCCGCACACCTTGGACACTTGCGAACGAAAAAACGTGGAGAAAGACACACCAGCTAAGCGGAAAGCTATTTGTGGTGGCAGGACTTCTGCTTGTTGCTATATCCTTTTTGCCAGGTGTGTATAAATTTACCGGAATGCTGGTTGTGATTCTTACAACTGTACTCATCTCAACCATAGCATCATACGTATATTTTAATCGGTACAAAAATGTCGGAAACAACTAA
- a CDS encoding autorepressor SdpR family transcription factor, whose amino-acid sequence MSLNEAFKALSDPTRRQILTLLKEDELTAGEIASHFDMQKPSVSHHLKILKHASLIDDERRGQHIYYSLNTTVFHELMSWYFTFTTKEGK is encoded by the coding sequence ATGTCTCTTAATGAAGCGTTTAAAGCATTATCTGATCCAACTCGAAGACAGATCTTAACGTTGTTAAAAGAAGATGAGCTAACAGCGGGAGAGATTGCTTCACATTTTGACATGCAAAAGCCAAGTGTGTCTCATCATCTGAAAATACTAAAGCATGCTTCATTAATCGATGATGAGAGAAGAGGTCAGCATATTTATTATTCTTTGAACACTACGGTTTTTCATGAATTGATGAGCTGGTATTTCACGTTTACAACGAAGGAGGGAAAATGA
- a CDS encoding DinB family protein, translated as MSRAEFLLQILDSTFDKESWYAPLKPAMEGLTAKQASWRPPGEGTKSIWENVNHLIYYKERLVATLDGHEWTRIDGNDTFFITKQTEDDDDWNFTMKRAENVHKKLKELLGKMSSEDLNGNELESDLIDIFLHDAYHTGQIMQLRKMQGSWPSHR; from the coding sequence ATGAGCCGAGCTGAATTCTTACTACAGATATTAGACTCGACGTTTGATAAAGAGAGCTGGTATGCGCCACTGAAACCGGCAATGGAAGGCTTAACGGCGAAGCAAGCGAGCTGGAGACCACCGGGTGAAGGGACGAAATCCATCTGGGAAAACGTCAATCATCTTATTTATTACAAAGAGAGACTAGTTGCTACCTTGGACGGACATGAGTGGACACGGATTGATGGGAACGATACCTTTTTTATTACAAAACAAACAGAAGACGATGACGACTGGAATTTTACTATGAAGCGCGCTGAAAACGTACACAAAAAACTAAAAGAGTTGCTAGGTAAAATGAGCTCTGAAGATCTGAATGGTAATGAGTTAGAAAGTGATCTCATTGATATCTTTCTTCACGATGCTTACCATACCGGCCAGATTATGCAATTGAGGAAAATGCAGGGATCTTGGCCATCTCATCGTTAA
- a CDS encoding DinB family protein: MNLFRTQYDWIRLTRETLFQYCETLTPADYVKKLDGFSGESIMSLHAHVAGCYQVWLGVRALGKTMPDITAESIHNVQEMRDIFRKTDELVYEFIERFDDNWDQTVEVTFRNGSQADFTALWLFTHTMTHEFHHKGQIVKIGRQLGYAPPDTDLVEPMVKKPTNH, translated from the coding sequence ATGAATTTATTCAGAACTCAATATGACTGGATACGATTAACGAGAGAGACTCTTTTTCAATATTGTGAGACATTAACTCCAGCCGATTATGTAAAGAAACTTGATGGGTTTAGTGGCGAGTCTATCATGAGCTTACATGCTCACGTAGCGGGTTGTTACCAAGTATGGCTCGGTGTTCGTGCACTTGGAAAGACAATGCCAGATATTACGGCAGAGTCTATCCATAATGTACAAGAGATGCGAGACATTTTCAGAAAAACAGATGAATTGGTTTATGAATTCATTGAAAGATTTGATGACAATTGGGATCAAACTGTGGAAGTGACATTTAGAAATGGAAGTCAAGCTGACTTTACGGCGTTGTGGCTATTTACGCATACGATGACTCATGAATTCCATCACAAAGGTCAGATTGTGAAGATTGGCAGACAACTTGGGTACGCTCCTCCAGATACAGACCTTGTTGAACCGATGGTAAAAAAACCAACAAACCATTAG
- a CDS encoding aminotransferase: protein MITEPTSKYLSNTVQSIQPSGIRRFFDLASSMENVISLGVGEPDFVTPWNVIEASYHSLEQGYTAYTANAGLFELRKEISRYMKRRFGVTYSAEEEIVVTVGASQAIDLALRAVLNPGEEVIVVEPSFVSYAPTVTLAGGVPVPVNTYSEDDFKLQPEQIEAAITNKTKVIMLCSPNNPTGTVLSKGDLERIAEVVEKHDLLVISDEIYAELTYDEPYTSFPAVKNLRDRTILISGFSKAFAMTGWRLGFACGPKAILQAMLKIHQYTMMCAPTMAQHAALEALVNGQKDVVKMKESYRQRRSLVIHALEEMGLSCHVPGGAFYVFPSIKKTGLSSEEFAEQLLMKEQVAVVLGSVFGESGEGHVRCSYATSVQKLEEAMRRIDRFLQTL, encoded by the coding sequence ATGATTACAGAACCCACTTCAAAATATCTATCAAATACCGTACAATCTATCCAGCCATCGGGTATTCGTCGTTTTTTTGATCTTGCTTCTTCTATGGAAAACGTAATTTCCCTAGGCGTTGGTGAGCCGGATTTTGTTACACCGTGGAACGTAATTGAAGCAAGTTATCACTCTTTGGAACAAGGCTATACGGCTTATACCGCTAACGCTGGACTGTTCGAGCTCCGAAAAGAGATTTCTCGCTATATGAAAAGACGGTTTGGTGTTACATATAGTGCAGAAGAAGAAATAGTGGTTACAGTCGGTGCTTCACAAGCGATTGATCTTGCTCTGCGTGCGGTCCTGAACCCCGGGGAGGAAGTCATTGTCGTTGAGCCAAGCTTTGTGTCGTACGCACCCACAGTAACACTGGCAGGCGGAGTCCCTGTACCGGTAAATACGTACAGCGAGGATGATTTTAAGCTTCAGCCTGAACAAATTGAAGCGGCTATCACTAACAAAACGAAAGTCATTATGTTATGCAGTCCTAATAATCCAACAGGCACTGTTTTGTCAAAAGGCGATTTGGAAAGAATTGCAGAGGTCGTAGAAAAGCATGACTTGCTCGTTATTTCAGATGAAATTTATGCTGAACTAACGTACGATGAACCGTATACAAGTTTTCCAGCTGTGAAAAATTTGCGTGACCGAACGATCTTAATCTCTGGATTTTCAAAAGCATTTGCCATGACCGGTTGGCGATTAGGTTTTGCCTGCGGTCCTAAAGCTATTTTGCAAGCCATGCTAAAAATACATCAGTATACGATGATGTGCGCTCCTACCATGGCTCAGCATGCGGCTCTTGAAGCACTCGTTAACGGACAAAAGGATGTAGTGAAAATGAAAGAAAGCTATCGGCAGCGGCGCAGTTTGGTCATTCATGCTCTTGAGGAGATGGGTTTATCGTGCCATGTTCCAGGTGGTGCTTTTTATGTATTTCCCTCAATTAAAAAGACTGGACTGTCATCTGAAGAATTTGCAGAACAGCTGTTGATGAAAGAGCAGGTTGCAGTTGTACTCGGTAGTGTTTTTGGCGAAAGCGGAGAAGGGCATGTCCGCTGTTCCTATGCGACCTCCGTTCAAAAGCTTGAAGAAGCGATGCGCCGAATTGACCGGTTTTTACAAACGTTATAA
- a CDS encoding Lrp/AsnC family transcriptional regulator has translation MNSTERELLQLIEKNGRLETTTIAKLMGISEEETKQILEKLEKEKVILGYSAIIDWTKGTEEGAVTAMIDVKVTPKRGVGFDKVAERIYRFPEVKAVYLMSGVYDLSVSIEGKTMAEVGRFVSEKLSTIDSVISTTTHFILKKYKHDGLVFSDNDEDKRIVVSP, from the coding sequence TTGAATTCTACTGAACGCGAATTACTGCAACTCATTGAAAAGAATGGACGTCTTGAAACAACAACGATCGCAAAGTTAATGGGAATCTCAGAGGAAGAAACAAAACAAATCCTAGAAAAGCTTGAAAAAGAAAAAGTGATTCTAGGGTATTCGGCCATTATTGACTGGACGAAAGGAACGGAAGAAGGTGCAGTAACAGCCATGATTGATGTGAAAGTCACACCAAAACGAGGTGTCGGCTTTGATAAAGTGGCGGAGCGAATCTACCGTTTTCCTGAAGTTAAAGCGGTATATCTCATGTCCGGCGTTTACGATTTGTCGGTCTCGATCGAGGGTAAAACGATGGCAGAAGTCGGACGTTTTGTGTCTGAGAAACTATCCACCATCGATTCCGTAATATCAACAACTACTCATTTCATCTTAAAAAAATACAAACATGACGGCCTTGTATTTAGTGATAATGATGAGGATAAACGAATTGTGGTGTCACCATGA
- a CDS encoding S8 family serine peptidase, with the protein MKSKFMASALALTLGASVVLSGSPFYAKAEVGQEKKYIVIFKDQAKLPTGFGTEISKAGGQIEARLDKLGAVEVVSTNPNFLSQIKKSSTVLDAGIQNIVQPNTTAIEAEALVTDAGSSADLYNSLQWDIKQVTNNGASWKLPNGTGKSVDGNDIVVGVIDTGIDYTHPDLKDNYAYGKSFVPGYPDAMDQNSHGTHVAGSIAAKGRTMGVGPDLKVAAYRVFGPTGGAETSHIAEALMTAADDNVDVVNMSLGGYDWFQNPEYATKDTVADVRLFNRAIQYAIQKGVTVVGSAGNNALDISSPGKLSGDDNGATHRSPSSQSMIRVSAGGQLKNLAFYSNYGVGKIDVMAPGGDLGPNYDPATGAGRDNTYLCLATVPGGYGYKAGTSMAAPKTAGLAGVIIAQHGKDKLSPAQVKHIIQSSSDDVFKSGYDGEAGFGLINAVNALK; encoded by the coding sequence ATGAAAAGTAAATTTATGGCGAGTGCTCTTGCATTAACACTTGGTGCTTCTGTCGTGTTAAGTGGCAGCCCGTTCTATGCTAAAGCCGAAGTTGGTCAAGAAAAGAAATACATAGTAATTTTTAAAGACCAAGCGAAGTTGCCAACAGGTTTCGGTACTGAAATTTCCAAAGCTGGCGGTCAAATTGAAGCAAGATTGGACAAGCTAGGTGCGGTTGAGGTCGTTTCTACTAATCCAAACTTCCTATCTCAGATTAAAAAATCGAGTACCGTATTAGATGCAGGGATTCAAAACATCGTGCAGCCGAATACTACAGCAATTGAAGCTGAGGCATTGGTAACCGACGCTGGTTCGTCTGCAGATTTGTACAACAGCTTACAATGGGACATAAAGCAAGTGACAAACAACGGAGCGTCTTGGAAACTCCCTAATGGCACTGGGAAATCAGTCGATGGAAATGACATCGTAGTAGGAGTTATTGATACAGGAATCGATTATACACATCCTGATTTAAAAGATAACTACGCTTACGGTAAATCATTTGTACCAGGATATCCGGATGCGATGGACCAGAACTCACACGGTACACACGTCGCAGGATCAATTGCAGCTAAAGGCCGTACAATGGGAGTCGGCCCTGATTTAAAAGTAGCCGCTTACCGAGTATTTGGTCCAACAGGTGGAGCGGAAACGTCTCATATCGCTGAAGCATTAATGACAGCAGCTGATGATAATGTTGATGTAGTAAACATGTCTCTTGGGGGCTATGACTGGTTCCAAAATCCAGAATATGCAACAAAAGATACGGTAGCTGATGTTAGGTTGTTTAACAGAGCGATTCAATATGCAATTCAAAAAGGTGTTACAGTAGTCGGATCTGCTGGAAACAATGCACTAGACATTAGCTCTCCAGGAAAATTATCTGGAGATGATAATGGCGCAACTCACCGCAGTCCAAGCAGCCAATCGATGATAAGAGTTTCTGCAGGAGGACAACTTAAGAATCTAGCATTCTACTCCAACTATGGTGTTGGGAAAATTGATGTAATGGCACCAGGTGGCGACCTCGGTCCTAACTATGACCCTGCAACTGGAGCAGGTCGTGACAATACGTATCTCTGCTTAGCTACAGTTCCTGGTGGGTATGGTTATAAAGCGGGTACATCAATGGCAGCTCCAAAAACAGCTGGTCTTGCAGGAGTTATTATCGCACAGCACGGTAAAGACAAGCTTTCGCCAGCACAAGTCAAACACATTATCCAATCTTCTTCTGACGATGTATTCAAAAGTGGTTATGATGGTGAAGCAGGATTTGGCTTAATCAATGCGGTTAATGCTTTGAAATAA
- a CDS encoding MBL fold metallo-hydrolase: MHNYICETCGVQYESSVNEPAACTICNEERQYVSSKGQSWTTLEAMVESGIYKTEVSVEEENLYRVQTNPGFGIGQTAYLVKGNGYNVLWDCVTYIDEETIEAIQQLGGIDAIALSHPHYYSTQVEWAETFDATLYIHEDDKKWVTRTSDKIVFWSGDSLELSEGINLQRIGGHFKGGTIIEWVEGNNKQGVLLCGDIIRIVADREWVSFMYSYPNFIPLPSGTVERIAHRMEDLTYTRIYDAFNRVIKENAAEAVQRSAKRYVDALNGELFHT; encoded by the coding sequence ATGCACAACTATATTTGTGAGACGTGCGGGGTTCAATATGAGAGTTCTGTAAATGAACCTGCTGCATGTACTATTTGTAATGAAGAAAGACAGTATGTAAGTTCAAAAGGACAATCTTGGACGACATTAGAAGCGATGGTTGAGAGTGGGATTTATAAAACTGAAGTTAGTGTTGAAGAAGAAAATCTATATCGTGTTCAAACGAACCCCGGTTTCGGAATTGGCCAAACGGCGTATCTTGTGAAGGGTAACGGATATAACGTGTTATGGGATTGTGTAACTTACATAGATGAAGAAACAATTGAAGCGATACAACAGTTGGGTGGTATCGATGCGATCGCGTTATCACATCCTCATTATTATTCGACTCAAGTGGAATGGGCAGAAACGTTTGATGCCACTCTTTATATTCATGAAGATGATAAGAAATGGGTAACAAGAACGAGTGACAAGATCGTCTTCTGGTCGGGAGACTCCCTTGAACTAAGTGAGGGGATCAACCTTCAGAGAATAGGTGGTCATTTTAAGGGAGGTACTATCATTGAATGGGTAGAGGGGAACAACAAACAAGGTGTTCTTCTTTGTGGAGATATTATCCGTATTGTAGCAGACCGAGAATGGGTCAGTTTCATGTACAGTTATCCTAACTTTATTCCTTTACCAAGTGGTACCGTTGAGAGGATAGCTCATCGAATGGAAGATTTAACATATACTCGTATCTATGATGCTTTTAATCGTGTGATCAAAGAAAATGCTGCAGAAGCGGTACAACGATCAGCAAAAAGATATGTTGACGCACTAAATGGGGAGTTGTTTCATACATAA
- the bla gene encoding class A beta-lactamase, with product MFSSSAFRKIVPVLFLSCVPLVCLSNSIVDAKVTRPKELGTANNHAFAKLEEKYDAILGVYALDTGTNQTVTYHPDERFAYASTHKALAVGALLQQKSIEDLNQIITYTHEDLVTYSPITEKYVDTGMTLKELSDASIRYSDNTAGNLILKQIGGPTGFKKALEEMGDSVTNPERYEPDLNEVNPGETHDTSTPRALATSLQAFTLGDILPTEKRELLIDWMKRNTTGDALIRAGVPKGWEVADKTGAGSYGTRNDIAIIWPPKGDPIVLAVLSTRDQKDADYNDKLIAEATKEVIKVLKVKNK from the coding sequence ATGTTTAGTTCATCTGCTTTTAGAAAAATTGTGCCTGTATTATTTCTTTCATGTGTACCTCTTGTATGTTTATCAAACAGTATTGTTGATGCTAAAGTAACAAGACCCAAAGAACTGGGAACTGCAAATAATCATGCTTTTGCAAAGCTTGAAGAAAAATATGATGCTATTCTCGGAGTCTATGCTTTGGATACTGGTACCAACCAAACAGTAACCTATCATCCAGATGAGCGTTTTGCTTATGCATCTACTCATAAGGCTCTAGCTGTAGGAGCACTTTTACAACAGAAATCAATAGAAGACCTTAATCAAATAATTACCTATACACATGAGGATCTTGTTACTTATAGTCCGATTACAGAAAAGTATGTTGATACGGGGATGACTCTTAAAGAGCTTTCGGATGCTTCTATTAGATACAGTGACAATACTGCTGGAAACCTTATTCTTAAACAAATAGGAGGACCGACTGGATTTAAGAAAGCACTGGAGGAAATGGGTGATAGTGTTACCAATCCTGAGCGATATGAGCCAGATTTAAATGAAGTTAATCCGGGTGAAACTCATGATACAAGTACACCAAGAGCACTTGCTACTAGTCTTCAAGCCTTTACACTGGGAGATATACTCCCAACTGAAAAACGCGAACTATTAATCGATTGGATGAAGAGAAATACTACTGGCGATGCCTTAATTCGTGCTGGAGTTCCGAAAGGATGGGAAGTAGCTGATAAGACTGGAGCAGGATCATATGGTACGCGAAATGACATTGCAATCATTTGGCCACCAAAAGGAGACCCTATTGTTCTTGCTGTACTTTCCACTCGTGATCAAAAAGATGCTGATTATAACGACAAGCTTATTGCTGAAGCAACAAAAGAAGTAATTAAGGTCCTCAAAGTCAAAAATAAATAA
- a CDS encoding DUF3278 domain-containing protein — protein MKSWISFLLPDDEYKEKKMLYFLSEGAILLFLSLIVMLIGSKSVHLDAQTILLIAIGIFLFYVSGRYIVSGIEYTDISTERAYKKELKATIMKTIGFIVIFLTIYLLFIGVPTSLNKWVEIWGLLISVSVVKFLSTYISLKRSYQKNKELL, from the coding sequence ATGAAATCTTGGATATCCTTTTTGTTACCGGATGATGAATACAAAGAAAAAAAGATGTTATATTTTCTCTCAGAGGGTGCAATCCTTCTTTTTCTTTCCCTTATTGTTATGCTGATCGGCAGCAAGTCTGTACATTTAGATGCACAAACCATCTTACTGATAGCTATTGGTATCTTCCTTTTTTATGTCTCAGGCAGATATATTGTATCTGGTATTGAATATACAGATATATCAACTGAAAGAGCCTACAAAAAAGAGTTAAAAGCGACAATCATGAAAACGATTGGTTTTATTGTTATCTTTCTAACAATCTATCTATTATTTATTGGTGTACCGACGAGTCTAAACAAATGGGTAGAAATATGGGGATTGTTAATAAGTGTTAGTGTAGTAAAGTTTCTATCCACTTATATTTCATTAAAGCGATCTTATCAGAAGAATAAAGAACTATTATAA
- a CDS encoding helix-turn-helix transcriptional regulator, producing the protein MKNNVKITRINASITQEQLARKVGVTRQTIGLIEKGEFNPSLQLCIAIAKELQKTLDELFWEVDAK; encoded by the coding sequence ATGAAGAATAACGTGAAAATTACTAGAATTAATGCCTCCATCACTCAGGAACAATTAGCAAGAAAAGTTGGTGTGACTAGACAAACGATCGGTCTTATAGAAAAGGGCGAATTTAATCCTAGTCTTCAGTTGTGTATTGCAATAGCTAAAGAACTTCAGAAAACGTTGGATGAATTATTTTGGGAGGTAGATGCGAAATGA
- the arr gene encoding NAD(+)--rifampin ADP-ribosyltransferase: MNDKQEVLDKGPFFHGTKSELKIGDLLEPQYLSNYQDKKSNYIYFTATLDAAKWGAELARSQSKERIYIVEPLGEFENDPNLTDKKFPGNPTRSYRSKSPLKIIAELKSWERHSDQEIHQMLTHLKALTEQGKNVIYD; the protein is encoded by the coding sequence ATGAATGATAAACAAGAAGTCTTAGATAAAGGTCCTTTCTTTCATGGTACTAAATCAGAACTGAAAATTGGAGATCTGTTAGAACCGCAATACTTATCAAATTACCAAGACAAAAAATCTAACTATATCTATTTCACCGCTACATTAGATGCTGCTAAATGGGGTGCTGAATTAGCAAGATCTCAATCAAAAGAGAGAATTTACATCGTAGAACCCTTAGGTGAATTTGAAAACGATCCGAACTTAACGGATAAAAAATTCCCTGGAAACCCAACACGGTCGTATAGATCGAAATCGCCTTTGAAAATTATAGCAGAATTAAAATCATGGGAAAGGCATTCAGATCAAGAAATCCATCAAATGCTTACTCATTTGAAAGCCTTGACCGAACAAGGAAAGAACGTAATATACGATTAA
- the map gene encoding type I methionyl aminopeptidase, whose product MIAKTEEDFNGLKEIGKIIAFIRDELVQRTIPGITTKELDDLAGELLEKAGAVSAPKGEYDFPGYTCISINEEVAHGIPSNRVIHEGDLVNIDVSASKNGYFADTGISFVVGNGEEVKTRICEVAKKAFEAGLKKAKPGSKKSRIGKAVFETAKQHGFTVIKNLTGHGVGRRIHEEPDHILNYNDPWDNEILKEGMVIAFEPFISTFEEEVFQKEDGWTYVTEKSYVAQIEHTIILTKNGPIIVTL is encoded by the coding sequence ATGATTGCAAAAACAGAAGAAGATTTTAATGGTTTAAAGGAAATTGGTAAAATTATTGCCTTTATTAGAGATGAGTTAGTTCAAAGAACAATTCCTGGCATTACGACCAAAGAACTTGATGATCTGGCCGGAGAACTTTTAGAAAAAGCAGGTGCTGTTTCAGCTCCAAAAGGGGAATATGATTTTCCTGGTTATACTTGTATTAGTATTAATGAAGAAGTGGCACATGGTATTCCGAGTAACCGGGTCATTCATGAAGGGGACTTAGTAAATATAGATGTATCTGCTTCAAAGAACGGTTACTTCGCAGATACAGGAATCTCATTTGTAGTAGGAAACGGAGAAGAAGTAAAAACGAGAATATGCGAAGTTGCTAAAAAGGCATTTGAAGCAGGTCTTAAGAAAGCTAAACCGGGATCCAAAAAAAGTAGAATCGGAAAAGCAGTATTTGAAACAGCGAAACAGCATGGATTCACTGTTATCAAAAACCTTACAGGACATGGTGTTGGACGTAGAATACACGAAGAACCTGACCATATTTTAAACTATAATGATCCATGGGATAATGAAATTTTAAAGGAAGGAATGGTTATAGCATTCGAACCATTTATCTCAACCTTTGAAGAAGAAGTATTCCAGAAAGAAGACGGTTGGACCTACGTCACAGAAAAAAGCTATGTAGCGCAAATAGAACATACGATCATCCTTACTAAAAATGGTCCGATTATAGTCACACTCTAA